The sequence below is a genomic window from Blastopirellula marina.
GGCACGCTCATTCCCTTGAAAGACAACACAAAAAACAAGCAGGATCTAATCCAGCTTGAACGAGCAATCAAAGAAAACAACGTCACGCTGACCTTCGTCACCGGTAGACACTTAGAGTCGGTTCAGGATGCGATTGAACGCTACGCGTTACCTGGTCCTGACTGGGTGATCTGCGATGTGGGGACTTCCATCTACCAGCGCATGGAAGATGGTTCGTTTGAAATCGCACAGCCCTATGCCAACCATTTACAGGGCATCGTGGGTGAACTGACGACGTCAAGGTTGCGCGAGGAGTTTGCTTCCCTTGACATGCTGCGACTTCAGGAAGAAGAGAAGCAGGGACCGTTCAAGCTCAGCTTCTACTGCGATGCCAAACAACTGCGTGCCGTGCACGACCAGGTGCTGCATCAGCTGACGCATCGCGCCCTGCCTTATAGCTTGATCAGTAGTGTCGATCCCTTTAACGGTGATGGGCTGATCGATCTTTTGCCGACCGATGTCTCGAAAGCATACGCTTTGCAGTGGTGGACCGAGCATGCCGGCCTGGATAACAGGGAACTCGTCTTCTCCGGCGACTCGGGCAACGACCTGGCCGCGATGACCGCTGGTTACCGGACGATTGTGGTTGGTAATGCTTCCCCTGAATTGATGGAAACGGTTCATCAGCATTACGAAAGCCGCCTGCAAGTCGATCGGGTCTACCTGGCCGAGAAATCCGCCACGAGCGGTGTACTGGCAGGCTGCCGGCATTTTGGACTTATCTAATCGTCGATTGCCGATCGACGGGGACACGGCACGCTAGCATGGCCATCAATTGGCGTTGCGTTGCCAGCATTGGGCATCTATAAGTTGCGGCGCGTAAGTCGTTTCCTGATTTCCCCCAATGACTCCCCCGGTGAACTCGCTTTCCCAGCAGCGTCGAACTGCGCATGGCCATCTTTGGATGGTTCTAGGGATGCTGTGCCTGGGGATCTTCTCGACGGGCTGCAAAGCCATCGTCGCGACCAACAATCGCAATTGGGCACCCGATCAAGCCAAGCTTCCGATCAGCGAAGTCAACGGTGACCACATCAAGATTCATAACGTGCGCAACTGCCGTTACGCCACGTCAGACAACTACGTCGTGCAGTACTACGACAAAGATATTCGCCTGAGCGATATTCAAACGGTCGACTTCGTGGTCGTTCCGTTCAAAGACACACCGAGCGTGGCCCACACGATGCTCAGTTTCGGCCTGGCCGACGGGCAATACCTGGTTTCCTCGGTCGAAATCCGCAAAGAAGCGAACGAAGAATACTCGGCCTGGAAGGGCTTTTTCAACCAATACGAGCTGATGTACGTCATCGGCGATGAACGAGACGTGATCAATCTCAGTTCAAACTACTACAACAGCGACGTCTATCTCTACCGAACAGTGGCCAAGCCAGAGCAGGCCCAGGAACTCTTTCTCGACGTAGTGAAACGGGCCAACAAACTTGCGGCCGATCCCGAGTTCTACAACACCATCACCAACAACTGCACGACCAACATCGTCTCGCATGTCAACAAGATCGCACCCAAGAGTGTTCCGTACGACATGCGAATTCTTCTGCCAGGCTACAGCGACGAATACGCCTACTCGCTGGGACTGCTGGACACGAGCGTTCCGTTTGAACAGCTACGCAGCGAGTCGAAGATCAACCAGCTGGCCCATCGCTATCGAGACGACGAGAACTTCTCGCAGTACATCCGCCGATAGGGGCATCTGCTAGCAACGATTCTTTCGTTTTTCCTGTGGTTTTCGGCAGGAATTCATAATTCTTGATTAATCGACATTGCTCTATCCGAAATTCGAATATAGATACACCCTACTCTGCCACGAAAACGCCCTTAGACGATGGACCGTTAAGGAGGCCAATATGAGTGGTGTTACTTTTTCGGTAGCTGCCTTGTGGATGATTCTGGGGGCTTCGCCCTCAACGCCAGTGGTCCAGGATCAGGTCGACCTGATCGAAGTGAACCACTATTACGATTCCCAAGGCCGTTTGATCTTCGACCAGGTCATCTTCTATGAATGGTCGCAAAGCGATGCCCGGTTCCATGTCACCGCATGGCGTCTGCTGAAGAGCTCTTGGCAAGTTCCCCGCAAGCGATGGAGCGATGGGGCCTATACCACCACTTGGCGCGACGGTGACGTCATGCGCAGCGTGGTTGGTAAGAACATGCGCGAGACTTGGACGCAGCACGATCCGGAACTTGTCGAGCGGGATTACCTGCCTCGCGAGTATCGTCGCGGCTTGACCCCGAAGATCGAAACGGTAGCGAATACCGAGAACTAGCCACACGACAATTCGATTGGAAAGTCGAACACGATAACCACGTTCTCCTGTGCCCCCGACAGGAAACGACTGGGAGTCTCCCGGACTTTCCGCACACACTCGGTGAGAGACCTTAGCGAAGTAATCTCAAGGTCTTCACGCACACTCTCTAGAATCGCGATCGTCTTTGCCGCATGGATTTCCACGCCATGGCGAGAGCCTTGCCGAGCTTTCACGCCGCAGGCCGCCAGGTGAATGAGCCCCCTGAGCAAGTCGGCCTGCTCCCCTGCTCTGCCGTAGGCGATCCACGCCGATTCCCACGCCTCGTGGGCTTCCCAGTAAAAACCATGATTAAATAAATCGACCCCGTACCGAATCGATTGCTGGGGCGTACTTCCCTCAAAAGGGGCTTCAGGCCGAGGAAACAGGCCTGGAACGTACGCGCAGTTCGGCAGCGGCAAGGATGGTTCGTAGCGTGCAGTTTCGGCTGCCATGGTTGCGTCTTTCTCTTTTGACCATTGTAATGACGCTCAGTGCGACGTTTTGCGAACCCGCTCAGAGGAATCTATCATGTCCGCTCGGAAAATTGTCCTTACCGGCGTTACCAAGGGGCTCGGTCGCGCGATGGTCGATGGGTTTATCGCCGCGGGACATCAGGTCGCCGGATGCGGGCGATCGGCCGACAAGATCGAACAGCTAAGCGAACAGTACGGCGAACCTCATCGCTTTGACGTGGTCGATGTCACCAACTGGCACGACGTGAAGCACTGGGCCAAGTCGGTCAACGAGCACTTCGGGGTGCCCGATTTGTTGATCAATAATGCGGCCATTATCAACGAAGGCAATCCGCTGTGGCGAGTCCCGGTGGACGAGTTTTCGCAAATGATCGACATCAACATCCAAGGGGTCTTCCATGTCATCAAGGCATTCGTCCCTGCAATGATCGAGCGTGGCACCGGGGTCATCATCAACTTCAGCTCCGGTTGGGGGCGTTCGACTTCGCCGGAAGTCGGCCCTTACTGCGCGACCAAATACGCGATCGAAGGATTGACCAAGTCGCTGGCTCAAGAGTTGCCCGAGGGCATGGCCGCGATTCCCTTGGGCCCCGGCATGATCCATACCGAGATGCTGGAAAAGTGTTTTGCCGAGGGGGCCTCGAGCGCCGTGAAACCACACGACTGGGCATCGTATGCGGTGCCGTTCATTCTTTCGTTAGGGGCGGAAGAGAACGGCCAGTCGATTAGCATTGTAAAGTAGCACTAGCCATGCCCAGTGGAATCGATCATCCGGCTGCCTGGCCGGTCGAGCAGCTATTAAAGCGCTGCGAAATCAAGCGGCTACGTCGCGGCGGCCCTGGGGGACAGCATCGCAACAAAGTCGAAACGGCGGTAATCGTTCACGATACGGTCTCAGGCCAGTCAGGCGAAGGAAACGAACGACGGAGCCAGGAAGCGAACCGCCAGGTTGCCATCTTTCGCCTGCGGATCAATCTGGCCGTTAACGTGATCGAAGAAATCGATCTGTCCACAACGCCCAGCGAACTTTGGCAATCGCGGGTGCGTAGTGGAAAAGTCTCGGTCAATCCGGCTCACGACGACTTCCCAGCGATGCTGGCAGAGGCCATAACTGTGCTATGTGCCGAAGGTTGGGACGCTTCGGCGGCCGCGACGCGTCTGGGCTGCTCGACGAGTCAATTGGTCAAATTCCTGAAAGACGAGTCCGCAGCGTTCACCCTGCTGAATCGTCATCGAGACGAACTCGGCCTCAAACGGCTTAAATAGCCCATAGACTTTCTCTTGACAGGTTTGTGCGATCGGCAAACCATGAACAGTCTGAGAAGTTCAAGATTTGGAGAATCATTCGATGGCCTGCCTGACCCGACGGATCGTGATTTGCGGAACCCTTCTGCTGACCGCTATCCTCACGCAGAATAGCTTCGCGCAACAAGTGACCGCCATCGCCGGCGAGCCGTGGGGGGTTGGCCGCGTCGTGGTTACTTTTCCGCGGGCCGACATGGGTGATCCGGTCGATAGCGAAGCGTTCTCGATCTCTGACCCAGAAGGACGTATCTTCTATCCCGTCTTCAAGCCCCGGCGGTTTCTACCTTTGCTGCAGTCGCTGTTGGGTGCCGACACCATCACACCACCGCAGGAGCTAGAGGTCCTCTTCCTCTTCCGCGGCAATACCCCGTTGGAACTTACCGTTAAAACCCCTACGCCGCAGAAGTTACAGGTGGTTCCTCGGCAGCGCCGCGATGGCCCCCTGAATAACCTGACCAATCAGTGGTGGAGAACGTACAACGAAGTCGCTCGCCAGCGAACCGATTCCAGCGATCATCCCCCGGTACTTGAAACCTACCTATCGATGATGCTGTCGGACCGATTAGGACTCGCCCCGCCACCGCTGAGCGAACGATCACTGCAAGATCGATCGGCCCTCGAACCCAGCCAATCGCTGAGTCTATTGATGGGGACCGAGAAAGTTCACGATGCCATGCTCAAAGCGATCATGAACAACGAACTGACTCCACAAGGCCAATTGGGACCGGTTGTGCCCCCGATTCAATGGGCCCCGCTGGCCGTACCGCAGCCCAGCGCGGATGTCGAGATCGAGCCGATGGCAAGTTACGTTCCCGAGGAATGCTTCTACGTTCGCTTCGGTTCGCTCACCAATTACCTATGGCTGAACAAGCTGTTGGAACGCAACGGCGGCGACCTGTCGCGCATGATTTCCAACCGCCGGGTTGCGTTTCACCTGAATGAGGTGGTCCAGCGGCAGTTAGCTCTTAAGCAGTCGGAACTCGCGGAGATCTTTGGGGACAAGGTGGTCCAGGATGTGGCCCTGATTGGACGCGATACTTACACACGCGAAGGTGCCGCGCTGGGGATGTTATTTCACGCCAGGCAAAGTCCCCTGCTGGTAAACGACATCAATAAGAATCGCCAGGATGCACTTAAGAAATACAAGCGAGAAGGGGCGAAGCTGGAAACGGTAACAATCGCCGGGCAAGAGGTATCGTTTCTTTCGACCCCGGACAACACTCTTCGATCGTTCTACGTAGCTCGCGGTGATTTCCACCTGGTAACCACATCCCAAGCGATTATCGAACGATTTCTATCGCTGGAAACCAATCCCACCAGCCTGGCGAACTCGCGTGAGTTTCAATACGCGCGCGGTTTGATGCCGGTGAGTCGAGACGATACCGTTTTCGTTTACCTTTCCTCGCAGTTCTTCCGCGGCTTGTACTCGCCTCAGTACCGCGTTGAGATACGTCGTCGCTTGCAGAGCGTGATCGAAATGGAACTGCAGCAGATGGCGACCGCGGCGGCAACGCACGAAGGATTTGAAGACACTTCGGTCGAAGGGTTGATCGCCGCTGGGTTTCTGCCGCCCCACTTCGGCAAGCGTGCTGATGGAAGCCACACGATTATTTCCAACGACACCTTGGGAGATTCCATTCGCGGCGGACGTGGGCACTTCGTGCCGATTCCTGACATGGAAATCGTCGGCATGACCCAGCAAGAGACGGCCGACTTTAATCGGCTGCGTCAATTCCATATGACTCAGTGGCGACAAATGAACCCGATCGTCGTGGGGATCAACCGATTCAAACTTAACGACGAAGGACTGGAACGCATTGCGATTGACGCACGAGTTACACCGTTTCAGCGTTCGAACTACAGCCAGTTTCTCTCGTTCCTCGGCCCACCGCTGCCAACCCACATCGCGACTACGCCACAAGACGTGGTCGCTTTTCAAGCGGTGCTGGATGGACGTTTTAGCGGCGGTACTACCCACTATGCCGTGGCGGTTCAAGACTTGCCGTTCCCGCTCGAGCAGTTTACCAACAAAGGGTTCTTTAATACCCTGCGGATGATTCAGGCCACACCCGGTTATCTAACGGCATTTCCCAAACCAGGACTCCTCGATCAGATCCCCTTCATTGGCGCATCCATTACCCCTGATATCAACGGTTATTCTCAACTGCCGTTCGGGCTTTTGCGACGCGAGTACAACGGGTTCTCAACCCTTTCGTTTCATCCTGAAATTCTGGCCGATGTCACACCGAACCTGGCGATCGTCGAAGACTCGCACCCGGCACAGGTCCGCATTCACGTCGGCGATATTTCCAACGCGCAGATTACCCCCTTGGCCAATGGGTTGGCACAGTCGGTCGCCAAGCGGGGAAGTTTGGCCAATGCGGCGTTCTTCCAGGAAGTTTCCAATCAGTTGGGCATCCCCGAAAGCCAGGCCAAGGCGTTCGCCGATCAGCTTTTGAATCTTGAGTTCATCGATCCACTAGGAGGCGAATATGTTTATCAGGCAGACGATAACGGCAACGGACGCTGGGTATCAACAGCCTGGAGCGAAGACGGCAAAGACTTCCAGGCCAACGTGATGGATTGGTTCCGTGGGCTCGAGGCCCGTCTGAACGTCGACGAAAGCCTGATTGAGCTGCACGCTCAGTTCGACATGCAAAACGAAAAGCCGCAGCAAGGGCTCAAACTACCAGGCTTCAATCTCTTCGACCTGGGAGGAGCGTTTGGCGGCTCGAAGAAAAAGGAAAGCGAAGAGAAGCCGAAGACGCCGCCTCCGATCACTCCGAAGGCGGAAGAACTTCCCGAACCAATCCCACCGCCGGCCCCGTTACCGGAGCCGGCCCCAAGTGGGAAACAATTCTGAGCCTGGTTAGCTTTCCGATTCAGGCTCTAGCTCGTTGATATGATTCCACATGATCTGCAACTCCACTCGGAATCCGCCTGAGAGGATGGGGAACCGGCACCATGTTTTCGGATCGAGGTTCTCGTCATCGAGATGGAAACCAGGGGCGTAACGTTCCCGCTTCCATTGGTTGCGGCTCCATAACTGGAAGAATCGCTGGATAAAGCCTCCTAGTTCTCGCAGCGTGTAAGCGGGATAACGCTGTTTCAACTGCGTGAAGACCTCAATCGCTGTCTGCTTGTCGCGAATGGCTAGACGTTCGATCGTATCGAGCACCGTATAGGGCATCAGGTCTTGTTCGTCGGTTTGTTTCTGCTCGGCCGGTCGCAGTTCCGCGGTTGGCTGTTGCCGGTTGATCAATTCCAAAGCCGGCAGACATCCCACGCCGGCAGGCCCTTCTCCTTCCATCCAAACCAGCCACTCCCGCAGGAACGCTTTGTCGATCCCCGAGATCGGACAAAGGCCCCCGCTCGTATCGCCGTCCATGGTGGCATAGCCGACGGCGGCCTCAGAGCGGTTGCTTGTCGACAGTAGCAGGGCATTTTTCAGATTCGCTACCAGCCAGATACTCGGGGAACGTGTGCGGGCCTGAATATTCTGTAGCGCGATATCATCCTGTTCCCAGTTCAGTGGCCGACCAATCACTTCGGCACCGAGTTCCATGTACCTCTGCACCAGGTCATCGACGTCGATTCGATGGAAATTGGCACCGACCGTTTCCGCGACTTCCTTAGCGGCATTAAACGTCACCTCGCCGCTGTTACGCGTTGCTTGATAGACGCACGTGAGAAGTATTTCATTCACCTCGCTGGCGTTCAGCAAACCTTCCAGTCCATCGATATACGATAGTTTTTTGACAAACCGCTCGACCCCCAAGTCCTTCAACGCAAATTGAACCATGTAGGCACAAAGCGTCGTTACAGCAGCCGAGTCGGCTCCGCCGGATAGAGAAACGACAAATCCTTGTGAACGGCTCTTGCGGAGGTAGTCGAACAGGCCGAGGGTTACGGCCCTGGTGAATTCTTCTTCCTTCAAGTAGTCGGAGCTCTCCCAGGCATCGAGCGACAATTGCCGGACTTCCGGCTCGCAGTGAGGCAACGCAAAGTCGGCTTCGACCACCTGATCGCGTGCCGCGTCGAAGTTCAGGACGAACGCATCGCTCTTGGCGCGATTCATCCGGTTCACATCGACATCGACAACCGCAGTTGTCACGACCGAGTCTTGAAAGCTGAAACGTGGTGCTTCGGCGAGCAGACGTCCACAGGAAGCTACCATTGCACCGCCATCGTAGATCGCTCGTCCAGATTCGTTCCCGAGTAGGTTCGCATAGACGTAGGCCGCGTGAAACGCACGCGATCCTTCCAGCACGAAGCGTCGCCGCACCTCTTGTTTCTCGAATGCGAAATGGCTGGCACTGGGATTCAAGATCAGGTCGACCCCCAATTCGGCCAAGCGACCGCCTGGACGACTGGCGACCCAGGCATCTTCGCAGATTTCCAGGCCCATCATCACGCCCTCGAAATTGAAGACAAGATCCCCCAACGGAATCTTGAGGTCCCCTTCTTCGTAGAACGAACGCTTTCCCGTCGGCCACGGCTTGAACCAGCGAGGTTCGTAGTGAATGCCATCTCCCGCAAGATTCTTCTTGGGTACCATTCCCAGCAGATGCCCGTTGGCGGCAATTGCGGCGACATTAAAGACCAGCCCGCGGTACGATATCGGTAGCCCGAAACAGGCCACCAGTCCCTCGGTAGCTGGCACCAGCTCTTGCAGCTTTTCCCAAGCCATCCGCCGCATTCCCGCTGAAAGGAACGCGTCTTCGCAGCCGTAACCGGTAATACAGAGTTCCGGCAGGCAGACCACCGAGGCCCCTTCAGATCGGGCCTTATCCAGGGCCTGAAGGATGTTCCTGGTGTTCCCCTCCCAATCCAAGGGGGTTTGATTGAGAACTGCGGCCGCGACTTTGATGTTGAGCACGATGATGGTCCCCCGGTGTTTGGTCTTACCTCCATCAAACTACCCGATGCAATGCATTGGGTCTATCGGTCACCACAGAGACACCAACACAACGGAAAAGGATCGCCTCTATCAGCCATAGCCGATCTCATCCAGGTCTTCTTCGGTCATGCCAAAGTGATGCCCCAGTTCGTGCAGAATGGTAATCCGAATCTGCTCGCGAAGCCCCTCGGTGGTGATCTTTCCGTTGAGATACCGAGTTTGCGACAAGATCCCTTCCCGAAAGATCTGGATCGCATCGGAAGGAACCGGTGGCCCCTCGATCGATCGATTGGTTAACGGAATCCCCGTGTACAATCCGCAAAGCTGTCGCCGGCTGTGCAGGCCCAGCTTTCGCACCAGATCATCGGACGGATAGTCCTCGACAATCATAGGAACCTTGTCCAGAAGAGTCGTAATCGCCTGGGACAAGTTCGCAAGAACGGCCTCTAGATTGAGATCGAAATAATCCCGAGATTGTGCGTCCATGGGTCTGCCTATCGTGGGTGTGCCGATGCCTCAATTATCGGTTGGGGGCCTGGTATTTCTACCCCGCTAAAAAGTTCTGCCAAACTTTGCCCCTAAGTCGTGTAAGATTCGCCTAAGAAGCACGAAGGGAGTAATGGCAAATCGCTTGCAAACGGCTTACTCACGGAGACAATAAGGGCATGATTCAACGCTTTTCAATTGCCAAACTGTTTTTGCTGATCACCCTGGCGGCTGTGGCATCCTTAACGGTACGCCAGGCATTTATGGGTGCCGATTGGGCCAAGGCTGTCTCCCTTGTGGTCTTCGCGGCCATACTATGGATCGTAATCCACATGGTCATTGGTCTGTTTGGTTATGCCTTCATGCAGATTGCTCAAGCTTTAATGCCTGAGAAAGCGCAATCCCCCTTTGCGACGGATGTGCCGGCTCCACAAATTATTCCCCCCAAGAATATCGAAAGTGAATAGTCGAGCTCTGCCAACTAACGCTTGGGAAACCCCACCCTATGCCTGTTCACTCTTCGACCGCATGTTTCTTCCGTCGGATCTTCTTGGCGGCAATGCTACTTCTTGCCTGTTGCGGTCCACTGCGTTCGGTTTACGCAGAAAACGGAGGACTGTTTCAGTTACCGATCGCGCCGGACAAACCGGT
It includes:
- a CDS encoding DUF309 domain-containing protein — protein: MAAETARYEPSLPLPNCAYVPGLFPRPEAPFEGSTPQQSIRYGVDLFNHGFYWEAHEAWESAWIAYGRAGEQADLLRGLIHLAACGVKARQGSRHGVEIHAAKTIAILESVREDLEITSLRSLTECVRKVRETPSRFLSGAQENVVIVFDFPIELSCG
- a CDS encoding peptide chain release factor family protein, yielding MPSGIDHPAAWPVEQLLKRCEIKRLRRGGPGGQHRNKVETAVIVHDTVSGQSGEGNERRSQEANRQVAIFRLRINLAVNVIEEIDLSTTPSELWQSRVRSGKVSVNPAHDDFPAMLAEAITVLCAEGWDASAAATRLGCSTSQLVKFLKDESAAFTLLNRHRDELGLKRLK
- a CDS encoding metallopeptidase family protein → MDAQSRDYFDLNLEAVLANLSQAITTLLDKVPMIVEDYPSDDLVRKLGLHSRRQLCGLYTGIPLTNRSIEGPPVPSDAIQIFREGILSQTRYLNGKITTEGLREQIRITILHELGHHFGMTEEDLDEIGYG
- a CDS encoding DUF4105 domain-containing protein, producing MNSLSQQRRTAHGHLWMVLGMLCLGIFSTGCKAIVATNNRNWAPDQAKLPISEVNGDHIKIHNVRNCRYATSDNYVVQYYDKDIRLSDIQTVDFVVVPFKDTPSVAHTMLSFGLADGQYLVSSVEIRKEANEEYSAWKGFFNQYELMYVIGDERDVINLSSNYYNSDVYLYRTVAKPEQAQELFLDVVKRANKLAADPEFYNTITNNCTTNIVSHVNKIAPKSVPYDMRILLPGYSDEYAYSLGLLDTSVPFEQLRSESKINQLAHRYRDDENFSQYIRR
- a CDS encoding HAD-IIB family hydrolase, coding for MSKVLATDLDGTLIPLKDNTKNKQDLIQLERAIKENNVTLTFVTGRHLESVQDAIERYALPGPDWVICDVGTSIYQRMEDGSFEIAQPYANHLQGIVGELTTSRLREEFASLDMLRLQEEEKQGPFKLSFYCDAKQLRAVHDQVLHQLTHRALPYSLISSVDPFNGDGLIDLLPTDVSKAYALQWWTEHAGLDNRELVFSGDSGNDLAAMTAGYRTIVVGNASPELMETVHQHYESRLQVDRVYLAEKSATSGVLAGCRHFGLI
- a CDS encoding SDR family oxidoreductase — protein: MSARKIVLTGVTKGLGRAMVDGFIAAGHQVAGCGRSADKIEQLSEQYGEPHRFDVVDVTNWHDVKHWAKSVNEHFGVPDLLINNAAIINEGNPLWRVPVDEFSQMIDINIQGVFHVIKAFVPAMIERGTGVIINFSSGWGRSTSPEVGPYCATKYAIEGLTKSLAQELPEGMAAIPLGPGMIHTEMLEKCFAEGASSAVKPHDWASYAVPFILSLGAEENGQSISIVK
- the nadE gene encoding NAD(+) synthase is translated as MLNIKVAAAVLNQTPLDWEGNTRNILQALDKARSEGASVVCLPELCITGYGCEDAFLSAGMRRMAWEKLQELVPATEGLVACFGLPISYRGLVFNVAAIAANGHLLGMVPKKNLAGDGIHYEPRWFKPWPTGKRSFYEEGDLKIPLGDLVFNFEGVMMGLEICEDAWVASRPGGRLAELGVDLILNPSASHFAFEKQEVRRRFVLEGSRAFHAAYVYANLLGNESGRAIYDGGAMVASCGRLLAEAPRFSFQDSVVTTAVVDVDVNRMNRAKSDAFVLNFDAARDQVVEADFALPHCEPEVRQLSLDAWESSDYLKEEEFTRAVTLGLFDYLRKSRSQGFVVSLSGGADSAAVTTLCAYMVQFALKDLGVERFVKKLSYIDGLEGLLNASEVNEILLTCVYQATRNSGEVTFNAAKEVAETVGANFHRIDVDDLVQRYMELGAEVIGRPLNWEQDDIALQNIQARTRSPSIWLVANLKNALLLSTSNRSEAAVGYATMDGDTSGGLCPISGIDKAFLREWLVWMEGEGPAGVGCLPALELINRQQPTAELRPAEQKQTDEQDLMPYTVLDTIERLAIRDKQTAIEVFTQLKQRYPAYTLRELGGFIQRFFQLWSRNQWKRERYAPGFHLDDENLDPKTWCRFPILSGGFRVELQIMWNHINELEPESES